In a genomic window of uncultured Flavobacterium sp.:
- a CDS encoding response regulator has translation MTELTIFYTDDDEDDLSIFSDAVESLPKKIKLQTYTGGEKLLNAIYNPPPTPHVVFLDLNMPGKNGFDVLTELKNSEEKNEIPVIIFSTSNEPSIIEKCRNLGASYFITKPILMKDIVKSIEHAIEIDWDKFDPGEKDFVYKS, from the coding sequence ATGACTGAATTAACTATTTTTTACACCGATGATGATGAAGACGATTTGAGCATTTTTTCAGATGCCGTCGAATCATTACCAAAAAAAATAAAGCTTCAGACTTATACTGGGGGAGAAAAGCTATTGAATGCAATTTACAATCCGCCGCCAACGCCTCACGTTGTCTTTCTGGATTTGAATATGCCGGGTAAAAATGGTTTTGATGTCTTGACCGAACTTAAAAATTCTGAAGAAAAAAATGAGATTCCGGTTATTATTTTCTCTACTTCAAATGAGCCAAGTATAATTGAAAAGTGCCGAAATCTAGGCGCAAGTTACTTCATCACAAAACCTATTTTGATGAAAGATATCGTAAAATCTATCGAACACGCAATTGAAATCGATTGGGATAAATTCGATCCAGGCGAAAAAGACTTCGTTTATAAGTCGTAA
- a CDS encoding GNAT family N-acetyltransferase: MNTSNAIIKAATLADLPGIVKLQKENQIAQGGSLSAELTPEQIREMMSDMPQIVAIDDDEVVGFLLTTSQEVNKKRNLAIVDAMFTSYKANPDSYIYGPVCVSNTQRGKGLAQLMFKELLQKEPNREGVLFIKGDNEASLRAHEKMGIKKVSSFKFNNADFDVFAYLFPSHES, encoded by the coding sequence ATGAATACATCAAATGCAATCATAAAAGCAGCAACACTTGCAGATTTACCTGGAATTGTAAAACTTCAGAAAGAGAATCAAATCGCTCAAGGCGGAAGTTTATCGGCAGAACTTACACCGGAACAAATTCGGGAAATGATGAGCGATATGCCACAAATTGTTGCAATTGATGATGATGAGGTTGTTGGATTTCTATTGACGACTTCGCAAGAGGTGAATAAAAAACGAAATTTAGCGATTGTAGATGCAATGTTTACTTCGTATAAAGCTAATCCGGATTCGTATATTTATGGTCCTGTTTGTGTAAGCAATACACAACGCGGAAAAGGTTTGGCGCAACTAATGTTTAAAGAGCTTTTGCAGAAAGAACCCAATCGTGAAGGGGTATTATTCATAAAAGGCGATAATGAAGCTTCTTTGAGAGCGCATGAAAAAATGGGAATTAAAAAAGTAAGTAGCTTTAAATTTAATAATGCTGATTTTGACGTTTTTGCTTATTTGTTTCCTTCACACGAAAGCTGA
- a CDS encoding DUF72 domain-containing protein, translating into MKNEVLIGCSSYNNRFWKGIFYPDNLSGSGFFEFYCQYFSTYEFNGSFYRFPTVKIFENWYKKTPENFIFSVKAPKEITHIRKFTDCETLISDFYKVCKTGLKEKLGCVLFQLPPSYHFSSEKLHQIIGNLDLKFKNVVEFRHESWWNQEVWDAFLKHNITFCSVSHPQLPDTIFKDFPLIYIRLHGKPKMFYSSYSLEELLYIKNETNLKSAFIYFNNTASEAGILNALELQKMMR; encoded by the coding sequence ATGAAAAATGAAGTTTTAATAGGATGTTCAAGTTACAATAATCGGTTTTGGAAGGGAATTTTCTATCCTGACAATTTGTCTGGTTCAGGGTTCTTTGAGTTTTATTGCCAGTACTTTAGCACGTATGAGTTCAACGGAAGCTTTTATAGGTTTCCAACGGTAAAAATATTTGAAAACTGGTACAAAAAGACACCGGAAAATTTTATTTTTTCGGTAAAAGCACCAAAAGAAATCACTCATATTAGAAAATTTACAGATTGTGAAACGCTAATTTCTGACTTTTATAAAGTTTGTAAAACAGGCTTAAAAGAGAAATTAGGATGTGTTTTATTTCAGCTTCCGCCGAGTTATCACTTTAGTTCTGAAAAACTCCATCAGATTATTGGCAATTTGGACTTAAAATTCAAAAATGTAGTCGAATTTCGCCATGAAAGTTGGTGGAATCAAGAAGTTTGGGATGCTTTTTTGAAGCATAATATCACGTTTTGCAGCGTAAGTCACCCGCAATTACCAGATACAATTTTTAAAGATTTTCCGTTGATTTATATTAGACTTCACGGAAAACCAAAGATGTTTTACTCGAGTTATTCACTTGAAGAATTACTTTATATAAAGAATGAAACTAATTTAAAATCAGCGTTTATATATTTTAATAATACCGCAAGTGAAGCAGGAATTCTGAATGCTTTGGAGTTGCAGAAAATGATGAGGTAA
- a CDS encoding pyridoxamine 5'-phosphate oxidase family protein yields MGDHKDLTNEFAVDKIKDLAANIKTCMFCTYNDYRLLSRPMSVQKIDDLGQLWFLSDRNSSHNAEITLNPQVEIFFSEPHDKFLTLHGTASISYDRETIKELWDPIVKVWMPGGEDDPNLSVIKVVPEDGYYWNNKNGKMTAIAKMAIALVSGKTMDDGIEGNLKLQS; encoded by the coding sequence ATGGGAGATCATAAAGACCTTACGAATGAGTTTGCTGTAGATAAAATAAAAGATCTGGCAGCAAATATAAAAACATGTATGTTTTGCACTTACAATGATTACAGATTGCTATCACGTCCAATGTCTGTTCAGAAAATTGATGATTTGGGACAGCTTTGGTTTCTATCAGACCGAAACAGCAGTCACAACGCCGAAATCACGCTGAATCCTCAGGTTGAGATTTTCTTCTCTGAGCCACACGACAAATTCCTGACGCTACACGGAACGGCAAGTATTTCGTACGATCGCGAAACAATCAAAGAATTATGGGATCCAATTGTTAAAGTCTGGATGCCTGGCGGTGAAGACGATCCAAACTTAAGTGTTATCAAAGTAGTTCCGGAAGACGGTTATTATTGGAATAATAAAAATGGGAAAATGACCGCAATTGCAAAAATGGCAATCGCTTTAGTAAGCGGTAAAACCATGGACGACGGAATTGAAGGAAACTTGAAATTGCAGAGTTAA
- a CDS encoding ferritin-like domain-containing protein translates to MKTTDSKKATTSKQEVKKGATKPKSDAASGLTELFENGLKDIYWAEKALTKAIPTMTKNATSADLIEALNAHLTETEEHVIRLEKVFELIDQKPTAKKCDAMAGLIEEGKGIIEETEIGVVRDAGIIAAAQKIEHYEIATYGTLRQFAETLGWAEVATLLEQTLEEEKGADKKLTIIAVDAVNLEAAEAD, encoded by the coding sequence ATGAAAACTACTGATAGTAAAAAAGCAACTACTTCGAAACAAGAAGTAAAAAAAGGAGCAACAAAACCAAAATCAGATGCAGCATCCGGATTAACCGAATTATTCGAAAATGGATTAAAAGACATCTATTGGGCCGAAAAAGCGCTAACGAAGGCAATCCCTACAATGACCAAAAATGCGACGTCAGCGGACTTAATAGAGGCTTTAAACGCTCACTTGACCGAAACCGAAGAACATGTCATTCGATTAGAGAAAGTTTTTGAACTTATTGATCAAAAACCAACCGCAAAAAAATGCGATGCAATGGCAGGTTTAATCGAAGAAGGCAAGGGGATTATTGAAGAAACTGAAATTGGGGTTGTACGTGATGCAGGTATTATCGCAGCAGCACAAAAAATCGAACATTACGAAATCGCTACTTACGGAACTTTAAGACAATTTGCAGAAACATTAGGCTGGGCCGAAGTTGCCACTTTGTTAGAACAAACGCTTGAAGAAGAAAAAGGCGCCGACAAAAAATTGACCATTATTGCCGTAGACGCAGTAAATCTTGAAGCTGCAGAAGCAGATTAA
- a CDS encoding endonuclease, which translates to MPEGPSIVILKEEVQQFTGQKVISVSGNSSIDIQRLSGKTILEFKTWGKHFLICFEGFTVKIHMLMFGTYRVNERKETEPRLGMVFKNGELNFYTCSIKILEGDINALYDWEEDVMNENWSPEKAKQSLDKISNEMICDAVLDQNIFAGVGNIIKNEVLYRCRIHPESLVGKIPKKDLKQIIEECSIYSFEFLHWKKNHELKKHWLAYTKTTCLRCNLPMKKEHTGRRNRRSFFCTNCQKLHL; encoded by the coding sequence ATGCCAGAAGGTCCGTCAATAGTGATTTTAAAAGAAGAAGTGCAGCAATTTACCGGACAGAAAGTGATTTCGGTTTCCGGAAATAGCAGCATTGATATACAAAGGCTTAGCGGTAAAACGATTCTCGAGTTTAAAACCTGGGGAAAGCATTTTTTAATATGTTTCGAAGGTTTTACAGTCAAAATTCATATGCTCATGTTTGGCACTTATCGCGTTAACGAGCGCAAGGAAACTGAGCCAAGACTCGGTATGGTTTTTAAGAACGGAGAACTTAACTTTTATACCTGTTCAATCAAAATCCTTGAAGGTGATATTAACGCACTTTATGATTGGGAAGAAGATGTGATGAACGAAAATTGGAGCCCTGAAAAAGCAAAACAAAGTCTGGATAAAATCTCGAATGAGATGATTTGTGATGCCGTTTTAGATCAGAACATTTTTGCAGGAGTAGGGAATATTATCAAAAATGAAGTTTTGTATCGTTGTAGAATTCATCCCGAATCTTTGGTTGGTAAAATTCCAAAGAAAGATTTAAAGCAAATTATTGAGGAATGTTCGATTTATAGTTTTGAATTTTTGCATTGGAAGAAAAACCACGAATTGAAAAAACATTGGTTGGCTTATACAAAAACAACTTGTTTAAGATGTAATCTTCCGATGAAAAAAGAGCATACGGGAAGGAGAAATCGCAGAAGTTTTTTCTGTACTAACTGTCAAAAATTACATTTATGA
- a CDS encoding amidohydrolase yields the protein MEENKISRKKFLGLGAAATGAALFSGIGANAMTNVMSSENKGGDLKEYLLINVRLEDGFEYNEKNEVVATKTALYNIHIANGKIKSITSGKPALKIKTVDAKGFLMLPGLRDMHIHIDKTYYGSGTWNAAPRKGYTVKDMITLEQTLIPQLLPDSQHKAEEAIKLMQSQGSYFARCQCNIDPVSGLKSLEHLQAALEKNKDSFGWEIVAFPQHGILYSKSEPLLREAATMGIDFIGGLDPTNVDGNMEKSLDVMFQIALDNNKGVDIHLHESIPSGKAAIEYMIKKTEENKQLQGKTYISHGFALAKMDPKDLEKIAEQMGNLGIGVVSGIPIGKTVMPIPTLKKYGVKLMTGTDSIVDHWQPFGSCDMLEKAKLCAQLYGWTDEYNLSRSLHIATKDEILPLNDAGTRVWPAVDNEANFILVKASCSAETVARLPKREGVFYKGKMIAGELS from the coding sequence ATGGAAGAAAATAAAATAAGCAGAAAGAAATTCTTAGGACTTGGAGCCGCAGCAACCGGAGCCGCTTTGTTTTCGGGAATTGGCGCAAACGCAATGACAAATGTGATGTCTTCAGAAAATAAAGGCGGAGATTTAAAAGAATATCTTTTAATCAATGTTCGATTAGAAGACGGTTTTGAATACAACGAAAAAAATGAAGTTGTAGCGACCAAAACAGCTTTGTATAATATTCATATTGCCAATGGTAAAATAAAAAGTATTACCTCAGGAAAGCCAGCTTTAAAAATAAAAACAGTCGACGCAAAAGGATTTTTGATGCTTCCTGGATTACGTGATATGCACATTCATATCGATAAAACGTATTATGGCAGCGGAACTTGGAATGCCGCGCCACGAAAAGGCTACACGGTAAAAGACATGATTACGCTGGAGCAAACATTGATTCCGCAATTATTGCCAGATTCTCAGCATAAAGCCGAAGAAGCGATTAAATTAATGCAAAGTCAGGGAAGTTATTTTGCGCGTTGTCAATGTAATATAGATCCTGTAAGCGGATTGAAAAGTTTAGAACACTTACAAGCAGCTTTAGAAAAAAACAAAGATAGTTTTGGTTGGGAAATAGTAGCTTTTCCGCAACACGGAATCCTTTATTCAAAGTCGGAACCTTTATTGAGAGAAGCTGCAACAATGGGAATTGACTTTATTGGCGGACTTGATCCCACAAATGTTGACGGAAATATGGAAAAATCGCTTGATGTTATGTTTCAAATTGCACTTGATAATAATAAAGGTGTCGACATACACTTACATGAATCGATACCATCTGGTAAAGCCGCGATCGAATACATGATTAAAAAGACCGAAGAGAATAAACAATTACAAGGAAAAACATATATAAGTCACGGTTTTGCTCTTGCCAAAATGGATCCAAAAGATTTGGAGAAAATAGCCGAGCAAATGGGAAATCTTGGAATAGGAGTAGTGTCAGGAATTCCGATTGGGAAAACGGTTATGCCAATTCCGACTTTGAAAAAATACGGTGTGAAACTTATGACTGGAACCGATAGTATTGTCGATCATTGGCAACCTTTCGGAAGTTGCGATATGCTCGAAAAAGCAAAATTATGCGCACAACTTTACGGTTGGACAGACGAATATAATCTAAGCAGATCTTTGCACATCGCTACAAAAGATGAAATTCTGCCACTTAATGACGCCGGAACCCGTGTATGGCCAGCAGTTGATAATGAAGCTAATTTCATCCTTGTAAAAGCAAGTTGTTCCGCCGAAACCGTAGCACGTTTGCCAAAAAGAGAAGGAGTTTTTTATAAAGGTAAAATGATTGCAGGGGAGTTGAGTTGA
- a CDS encoding DUF1328 family protein: MLRYTVIFIILAIIAGIFGFGGIAAGAASIAKVLFFIFLVLFIISLISGRKSI, from the coding sequence ATGTTACGTTATACAGTTATCTTTATTATTCTTGCTATCATAGCCGGAATATTTGGTTTTGGCGGAATTGCCGCTGGAGCAGCAAGTATTGCTAAAGTTTTATTCTTCATTTTCTTAGTTTTATTCATTATATCACTAATTAGCGGAAGAAAAAGCATTTAG
- a CDS encoding SemiSWEET transporter: MNFIDIIGLFAGTCVTISVIPQILKVWKTKKVKEISLKTFGILTFGILIWIIYGFLKNDLPIIITNSVSLFLNLIMIYFIIYYEKE; encoded by the coding sequence ATGAACTTCATAGATATCATCGGTCTTTTTGCAGGAACTTGCGTTACCATCTCAGTTATTCCTCAGATTTTAAAAGTCTGGAAAACCAAGAAGGTAAAGGAGATTTCGCTCAAAACATTCGGAATTCTGACTTTCGGAATCTTGATATGGATAATCTATGGCTTTTTAAAAAATGACTTGCCAATAATAATCACAAACAGCGTTTCTCTATTCTTGAATTTGATTATGATTTATTTTATTATTTACTACGAAAAAGAGTGA
- a CDS encoding Rho termination factor: protein MPDPRIKNEEQYRALLEKGYSKEKSARIANTPDAGVKGGHAKPYNEWTKAELYQQARRVGIPGRSYMSKKNLINSLRNN, encoded by the coding sequence ATGCCAGATCCAAGAATTAAAAATGAAGAACAATATCGAGCACTTTTAGAAAAAGGATACAGCAAAGAAAAATCGGCTCGAATTGCCAATACGCCAGATGCTGGTGTAAAAGGCGGACATGCAAAACCATATAATGAATGGACAAAAGCCGAATTGTATCAGCAAGCAAGACGAGTTGGTATTCCGGGACGTTCGTATATGTCTAAGAAGAATCTAATTAATTCTTTACGAAATAATTAA
- a CDS encoding PAS domain-containing protein — MSTKNQDFLANGGEMGALTRAKDWSKTPVGSVDSWPQSLRTTMGILLNSKFPMFLFWGPDHICFYNDAYRPSLGNDGKHPAILGQKGAEFWSEIWDFIKPLIDQVLTQGEATWHEDLLLPIYRNGKMEDVYWTFSYSPVSNDEGKIGGVLVICNETTDKVNILKKLEDSNERYRNNILQTPNAMCIFRGKDYVIEIANELMLEIWERKIDDVINKPVFEALPEVTGQGLEDILENVYTTGEKFMAYELPVKLTRKGKIVNTFINVVYEALKEPDGTISGIVAIANDVTLQVISRNAVEESEKRFKDTVKQLPLGIAILRGADLVVEMANATYLQIVDKTEEEVLDKPVFTSVPEAKDTVYPLLSKVYQDGIPYYTDELLVTLNRYGRQENCYFNLVFHPLREEDGSISGVIIVSHEVTEAVKAKYLLTESETAFRKLVMDSPIAMAIFRGKDHTIELANNTMMKTIWQKKENEAIGIPLLEVFPELQGQKYPELLDEVLYKGKIVKEKEAIAYVDIKGKLQKFYLDYQYTPLFEKEGKISGIMVTVNDVTDKVKARKKVENAEQRARLAAEIAEIATWDLSVPNQKLIYSENLPTIFGLEKGVKVTRPQILSQVYPEDLPILEKAYTRALKSSIYKYECRIIKPDDSIAWIRAHGKIFFDENKDPIKMIGTVMDITDEKEGQEILMKSEQKFRLLADSMPQFVWTSDALGNLNYFNQSVYSFSGLDKDDIDKHGWLQIIHPDDREENVNTWMESIKSGNDFLLEHRFRRFDGAYRWQLSRAIAQKDSEGKIQMWVGTSTDIQDQKDFTNRLEKEVHERTEQLEIKNRDLINMNIELQSFAYISSHDLQEPLRKIQTFASRLADLDEQNISANAKTYLSRIEFAAKRMQTLIQDLLTYSRTNSAERVFVTVNLDDIAEEITSDFSERIEEKNAQINFQPLGEVTVIPFQFRQLLHNLIGNALKFSRKDIVPVIEIKAERIKGNNLKQPVDFPDKIYYHLKISDNGIGFDQEYKERIFEVFQRLNTETEFAGTGIGLAIVKKIVENHKGIITANGEKDKGATFDIYIPELQ; from the coding sequence ATGAGTACAAAAAATCAAGATTTCCTGGCAAACGGAGGCGAAATGGGCGCATTAACACGTGCAAAAGATTGGAGTAAAACTCCGGTTGGAAGTGTTGATTCCTGGCCGCAAAGCTTGCGTACAACTATGGGAATTCTTTTGAACTCAAAATTTCCGATGTTTTTATTTTGGGGACCGGATCATATTTGTTTTTATAATGATGCATATCGTCCAAGTCTTGGAAACGACGGAAAACATCCTGCAATTTTGGGTCAAAAAGGTGCCGAATTCTGGTCTGAAATCTGGGATTTTATAAAACCTTTGATCGATCAGGTTCTCACTCAAGGTGAAGCTACGTGGCATGAAGACCTACTTTTACCCATATATCGAAACGGAAAAATGGAAGATGTTTACTGGACTTTCAGTTATAGTCCGGTTAGTAATGATGAAGGAAAAATTGGCGGCGTACTTGTAATTTGCAACGAAACGACGGATAAAGTAAATATTCTAAAAAAGCTAGAAGATAGTAATGAACGTTATCGAAACAACATTCTTCAGACGCCAAATGCGATGTGCATTTTTAGAGGAAAAGATTATGTTATCGAAATTGCCAATGAATTAATGCTTGAAATCTGGGAACGCAAAATAGACGACGTAATTAATAAACCCGTTTTTGAAGCCTTACCAGAAGTCACAGGTCAAGGTTTGGAAGATATTCTGGAAAACGTTTATACAACCGGCGAGAAATTCATGGCGTACGAACTTCCTGTAAAATTAACCCGAAAAGGCAAAATCGTAAATACGTTTATCAATGTAGTTTATGAAGCTTTAAAAGAACCGGACGGAACGATTTCGGGAATTGTGGCAATTGCAAATGATGTCACGCTTCAGGTGATTTCCCGCAATGCAGTTGAAGAAAGTGAAAAACGATTTAAAGATACTGTAAAACAGCTTCCGTTAGGAATTGCGATTCTTAGAGGCGCTGATTTAGTTGTTGAAATGGCTAATGCAACATACTTGCAAATTGTAGATAAAACCGAAGAAGAGGTTTTGGACAAACCCGTTTTTACTTCTGTTCCTGAAGCCAAAGATACTGTTTATCCATTGCTATCAAAGGTTTATCAGGATGGAATTCCATATTATACTGATGAATTATTAGTTACTTTAAACCGTTATGGACGACAGGAAAATTGTTATTTTAATCTTGTTTTTCATCCGTTAAGGGAAGAAGACGGCAGCATATCCGGCGTTATAATTGTGTCGCATGAAGTCACAGAAGCTGTAAAAGCAAAATATCTCCTGACAGAAAGTGAAACTGCTTTTAGAAAACTTGTAATGGACTCTCCTATTGCGATGGCGATTTTTAGAGGCAAAGATCACACGATTGAATTGGCCAATAATACGATGATGAAAACCATCTGGCAGAAGAAGGAAAATGAAGCTATTGGTATACCATTACTTGAAGTTTTCCCGGAATTGCAAGGACAAAAATATCCAGAACTTCTTGATGAAGTTTTGTATAAAGGAAAAATTGTCAAAGAAAAAGAAGCGATTGCTTATGTTGATATCAAAGGAAAACTTCAAAAATTTTATCTTGATTATCAATACACACCATTGTTTGAAAAAGAAGGCAAAATATCTGGCATTATGGTTACCGTAAATGATGTTACAGATAAAGTCAAAGCGCGTAAAAAGGTAGAAAATGCAGAACAAAGAGCTCGTCTCGCAGCCGAAATTGCCGAAATCGCAACTTGGGATTTGAGTGTTCCAAATCAGAAATTAATATATTCTGAGAATCTACCGACTATTTTTGGTTTGGAGAAAGGTGTAAAAGTAACGCGTCCGCAGATTTTAAGCCAAGTATATCCAGAGGATCTTCCTATTTTAGAAAAAGCTTACACAAGAGCGCTTAAATCAAGTATTTACAAATACGAATGCCGTATTATCAAACCTGACGATTCTATCGCGTGGATTAGGGCGCATGGTAAAATATTTTTTGATGAAAATAAAGATCCTATCAAAATGATTGGAACCGTAATGGATATTACTGATGAAAAAGAAGGTCAGGAAATTTTAATGAAAAGTGAGCAAAAATTCAGGCTTTTGGCCGATTCTATGCCACAATTTGTCTGGACAAGCGATGCTTTGGGAAATCTGAATTACTTTAACCAATCTGTTTACAGCTTTTCAGGTTTAGACAAAGACGATATTGACAAACATGGCTGGCTGCAAATTATTCATCCTGATGATCGCGAAGAGAACGTAAATACGTGGATGGAATCTATAAAATCCGGAAATGACTTTTTGCTAGAACATCGTTTTCGTCGTTTTGATGGTGCATACAGGTGGCAATTAAGTCGCGCCATTGCTCAGAAAGATTCAGAAGGAAAGATTCAGATGTGGGTTGGTACAAGTACTGATATTCAAGATCAAAAGGATTTTACCAATCGATTGGAAAAAGAAGTTCATGAACGAACGGAACAGCTTGAAATTAAAAACAGAGATTTGATCAATATGAATATTGAACTTCAGTCTTTTGCTTATATCTCGAGTCATGATTTGCAGGAACCACTTCGAAAAATTCAGACTTTTGCCAGTAGATTGGCGGATTTAGACGAGCAAAATATTTCGGCGAATGCCAAAACTTACTTAAGCCGAATAGAATTTGCAGCAAAAAGAATGCAAACTTTGATTCAGGATTTGTTAACGTATTCAAGAACAAATTCGGCAGAAAGAGTTTTTGTGACCGTTAATCTTGATGATATTGCTGAGGAAATTACAAGCGATTTTTCAGAACGCATTGAAGAAAAAAATGCTCAAATCAATTTTCAGCCTTTGGGTGAAGTAACTGTAATTCCGTTTCAATTTAGACAATTATTACATAATTTGATCGGTAATGCGTTAAAATTCTCCCGAAAGGACATTGTGCCAGTTATAGAGATTAAAGCGGAGAGAATCAAAGGAAATAACCTAAAACAGCCTGTTGATTTTCCGGATAAGATTTATTATCATCTAAAAATTTCTGATAACGGAATTGGCTTTGATCAAGAATACAAGGAACGCATCTTTGAGGTTTTTCAACGTTTAAACACTGAAACTGAGTTTGCAGGAACTGGAATTGGTCTTGCTATCGTTAAGAAAATCGTTGAAAATCATAAAGGAATTATAACTGCAAATGGCGAAAAAGACAAAGGTGCCACTTTTGATATATACATTCCTGAATTACAGTAG
- a CDS encoding DNA topoisomerase IB: MNAAAKTEKLMNQLIKTPHLVIDKLDLVYINNQKLPIERCEGEDGFVYKKNGRCIKQKSELKRFSSLVLPPAWVNVQISDLPNGHLQAVGLDDKNRKQYRYHPKWNLIRNQTKFYKIAEFGTKLPLIRKQVDEDLEQKEWSKEKVIALVIRLMEETHIRIGNEKYAKDNKSYGLSTLRKRHININKNSLKFEFIGKKGKKHTITTRNKQLVKLVSRCEEIPGWEVFKYYDKNGERKVLDSHMVNEYLHEISGEYFSAKDFRTWAASIVFFETLMEIGITSDEKEIKKNILSAFDTTAEALGNTRNVCRNYYVHPLLVSTYEDGSIQKYFDRAKKCRSNKSNFSHSEIAFSELIQNYQINLA, translated from the coding sequence ATGAATGCAGCAGCCAAAACCGAAAAACTAATGAATCAGCTAATCAAAACGCCACATTTGGTGATTGATAAATTGGATTTAGTGTATATAAACAATCAAAAGTTACCAATTGAACGTTGCGAAGGCGAGGACGGTTTTGTGTATAAAAAGAACGGACGCTGTATTAAACAAAAAAGCGAATTGAAACGCTTTAGCAGTTTGGTACTTCCGCCGGCTTGGGTAAATGTTCAGATTTCGGATTTGCCAAACGGTCATTTACAAGCCGTTGGTTTAGATGATAAAAACAGAAAACAATACAGATATCATCCGAAATGGAATTTGATCAGAAATCAGACTAAATTCTATAAAATAGCAGAATTTGGAACCAAATTGCCTTTAATCAGAAAACAAGTCGACGAAGATTTAGAACAAAAAGAATGGTCGAAAGAAAAAGTAATCGCTTTGGTGATTCGGCTAATGGAAGAAACGCATATCAGAATCGGAAACGAGAAATATGCCAAAGACAATAAATCATATGGACTTTCTACTTTAAGAAAACGTCACATTAATATCAATAAAAACTCTCTGAAATTTGAATTCATCGGAAAAAAAGGAAAGAAACACACAATCACAACCCGAAATAAACAATTGGTAAAGTTGGTGAGTCGTTGTGAGGAAATTCCGGGTTGGGAAGTTTTTAAATATTATGATAAAAACGGAGAAAGAAAGGTTTTGGACAGTCATATGGTCAATGAATATCTTCATGAAATTTCGGGAGAATATTTTAGCGCCAAAGATTTTAGAACCTGGGCAGCATCGATTGTGTTTTTTGAAACTTTAATGGAAATTGGAATTACGTCTGACGAAAAAGAAATCAAAAAGAACATCTTGTCTGCTTTTGATACCACGGCCGAAGCTTTGGGAAATACCAGAAATGTATGCCGCAATTATTACGTTCATCCGTTATTGGTTTCGACTTATGAAGACGGTTCGATTCAGAAATATTTTGATCGCGCCAAAAAATGCCGAAGCAATAAATCTAATTTTTCGCATAGCGAAATTGCCTTTTCAGAACTTATACAGAACTATCAAATCAATTTGGCTTAA
- a CDS encoding DUF4142 domain-containing protein, producing MKRILIAGKAILGAGLIIIFLNSCKNETKQEDPKEVAEDTNEAKFDSIAEKKDDSEFLVDIAEVNLAEIEIGKLAQTKSTNPEVKKFGKMLVDEHTKSASEVSALAKAKNFTLPISITEDGKEEYKKLNEKSGLDFDKKFADMMIDGHEKAIKELQKATEDAKDQDVKLWASNNIAPLTAHLEHAKLLKQDLDKK from the coding sequence ATGAAAAGAATACTAATAGCCGGAAAAGCAATTTTGGGAGCAGGACTAATTATAATATTTCTGAATTCTTGCAAAAATGAAACTAAACAAGAAGATCCAAAAGAAGTTGCTGAAGACACAAACGAAGCCAAATTTGACTCTATTGCGGAGAAAAAAGATGATTCGGAGTTTTTAGTAGATATCGCAGAAGTGAATCTTGCTGAAATCGAAATCGGAAAACTGGCTCAAACAAAAAGTACCAATCCTGAGGTGAAGAAATTTGGAAAAATGCTTGTTGATGAGCATACTAAATCGGCCTCTGAAGTTAGTGCTTTAGCTAAAGCTAAAAACTTCACTTTACCAATTTCGATTACCGAAGATGGAAAAGAGGAATACAAAAAACTAAATGAAAAATCGGGTCTTGATTTTGATAAAAAGTTCGCTGACATGATGATCGACGGACACGAAAAAGCAATTAAAGAATTGCAAAAAGCAACTGAAGATGCAAAAGACCAAGACGTTAAGCTTTGGGCTTCAAATAATATAGCGCCGCTTACAGCTCATTTAGAGCATGCAAAATTGCTAAAACAAGATCTAGATAAAAAGTAG